GGGCCGCCCTGCTGCAGCTGACTGCAACCTCACCGCTGGTGATGCCCTCGCCCACTGCCGCGCCGATACAACCCACGCCGGTGTCGCAACCGACCAGCGCGCCCGCACAGCCGGTGACGGACGAACCCCGACCGACACGCTGATGCCGGCGCTTGATCCAGCGCGCGTTCGCCGCCATCTTTGCGGGATCGACCTCTGACGGCTGACGCCATGCCCACCCTGCTGCTGTTGCTGATTGCCGGCGGAATCATCTACTTCTTCTGGAACGCTGCGCGTTCGGCCGCCGAGCGCGCCGTCGAGCTGGGTCGCAACGCCTGCCGCGCCGCCGATGTGCAATGGCTGGACCAGGCGGTGCACGCCACCGGCCTGCGCCTGTCGCGCGGCGAAGATGGCCGGCTCGGCTTCGAGCGCACCTTCAAGTTCGAGTATTCCTACGATGGCATCGACCGCCATGTCGGTCGCATGGTGCTGCGTGGCGACCAGCTGATCTCGTTCACCGGCCCGGGGGCGGCGCGGATCAGCCAGATCCGGCCGGATGTGGAGGATGCCGAGGATGTGTAGGGGCTTGGGGTGCCGACCAACGGTCGGCACGCACCGGTGAATCCTGCAAAGAAAAACGCCGCCCATCGGGGCGGCGTCGGAAACATCATTTGACGACGCGCAGGTTCGGGCGTCCCTTGGGCGGCGGACTGGCCGGCGGCGTATCGTCCGGCGGCGTACCTTCATCGTGCAGCAGTTCATCGCTGGTCGGAGCGGTATCGTTGCCCGGAATATCGTCCGGCAGCGCCAT
This genomic window from Stenotrophomonas maltophilia contains:
- a CDS encoding DUF3301 domain-containing protein, whose amino-acid sequence is MPTLLLLLIAGGIIYFFWNAARSAAERAVELGRNACRAADVQWLDQAVHATGLRLSRGEDGRLGFERTFKFEYSYDGIDRHVGRMVLRGDQLISFTGPGAARISQIRPDVEDAEDV